Proteins encoded within one genomic window of Glycine soja cultivar W05 chromosome 1, ASM419377v2, whole genome shotgun sequence:
- the LOC114421585 gene encoding uncharacterized protein LOC114421585, with protein MFRLRGLLHKTFTCYVVLSCILFWLAGYGLCSLNGIQNPPDYDGCASFERSYDLGSSDATVSDSSLGYGFPSPHNSYENVCPKSHSFCFPSMLSGLSHKEKIIKEASLGESGSQYNSPFCAELPQDGRQTSNQSWSAEHGVFRLLNGGVVSCSLNTREEVDGIPPLPTEVGCKDDISSCGGSSLKQKTTRFWSTNSEVSKSNSFDGSVSPNVRIGPTMLDWGQKYLYSSSAAFLTVTNTCNDSILNLYEPFSSDLQFYPCNFSDVSLRPGESALICFVFFPKSLGLSSASLILQTSSGGFIVEAKGYATECPFGIQPLSGVQISPGGRLSKNFSLFNPFDETLYVKEITAWISISSGHNSVETEAICRINDFQVIDAWLFPTIKDRLVVNSGHSPMIAIRPHRNWDIAPHGSENLMEMDIMVGFEGKIFGAFCLHLLRPSQDTSDTIMVPIEVEVDSHSACDTVGIFISATLEGLATCDSGEIAITISLRNDAPYVLGFVKVMEVSDTELFRIKFKEGLLLFPGTVTQVGIIYCSHLHLDLHDFAPKVSNLRENCKLLILTNDSTSPLIEIPCEDILYICFEHHRKMHSSDQVEGKSKHTQFDSRRTGYMGRSMQLRPNLKVLETRDVDELVLANWKSQGVTGSMSVLEDSEVLFLMIQVGSYVSKWITVKNPSQHPVVMQLILNSGEIINECRDLDDLLFPSSSSNLVLDEGATPKKYGFSIPENALTEAYVHPHEHVTLGPIIFYPSDRCGWSGSALIRNNLSGVEWIPLKGYGGLLSLVLLERSEHVDNVDFDLKMPKTLNFSLPYTLLHMKEISSACSQHLVKELYAKNTGDLPLEVKSIRVSGRECGLDGFKILSCKGFALEPGESTKLLISYQTDFSAAVVHRDLELVLATGIFLLPMKASFPYYMLSSCKRSMYWMRLKKSLGFILVASLIFLIFCFIFPQTTALGFLDFSCKSDDNLVHTTIKSAEKTPMLHHDQRKSKLSMASEMNHLMEASSGKYSYGQGNPSELEISQQLTHKSENHEQTSHALDIQSERKLSSSAVQNSDPMKASQLGYLTVKTGKEKGRRRKRKSLGAKSAALSEVSSSQSGNSTPSSPLSPTPSATPKCNWPMSPDEEQPPEAPSSMTQVATQHSANDQASAAVAVSNILKPASTQRCTNSKSSQVPHSASRSATSLPVQKPCATSPIPASTFPSPLGSKSTVNLHARAPGSQLHNQTAVQARETGLANEYTYDIWGDHFSGLHLLVPKNVTSMKSSPVENNFDSFFVRGPQTLVTNSQEG; from the exons ATGTTCCGCCTCCG GGGATTGCTTCACAAAACATTCACTTGTTATGTGGTTCTGTCGTGCATCTTATTCTGGCTTGCTGGATATGGACTGTGCTCTTTGAATGGGATACAAAACCCACCAGATTATGATGGTTGTGCATCTTTTGAGAGAAGTTATGATTTGGGTTCTTCAGACGCTACTGTTAGTGACTCTAGTTTAGGCTATGGGTTTCCATCTCCCCATAACAGTTATGAAAATGTCTGTCCGAAAAGTCATTCGTTCTGCTTTCCATCAATGTTGTCTGGACTTTcacataaagagaaaattataaagGAAGCTTCTCTAGGAGAATCTGGCAGTCAATACAACAGTCCATTTTGTGCAGAGTTACCTCAAGATGGCAGGCAAACAAGTAACCAAAGCTGGTCAGCTGAACATGGTGTGTTTAGGTTACTTAATGGAGGGGTTGTCTCATGTTCTTTGAACACCAGAGAGGAAGTGGATGGCATACCACCTCTTCCAACCGAGGTTGGTTGTAAAGATGACATTTCTTCTTGTGGAGGCTCTTCACTTAAGCAGAAGACAACACGTTTTTGGTCAACGAACTCTGAGGTTTCCAAATCAAATTCTTTTGATGGTTCTGTCTCACCCAATGTAAGGATTGGCCCTACTATGCTGGACTGGGGACAAAAATACTTGTATTCTTCTTCAGCAGCCTTTTTAACTGTGACAAATACATGCAATGATAGCATATTAAACCTCTATGAGCCATTCAGCTCAGACTTGCAGTTCTACCCTTGTAACTTCAGTGATGTTTCACTAAGACCTGGTGAATCagctttaatttgttttgttttcttccctAAAAGTCTGGGCTTGTCATCAGCTAGCCTGATTTTGCAGACAAGTTCCGGTGGATTCATAGTAGAAGCTAAAGGATATGCTACTGAGTGTCCTTTTGGAATTCAGCCCTTATCAGGTGTGCAAATTTCTCCTGGTGGAAGGCTGAGCAAGAATTTTTCATTGTTCAATCCCTTTGATGAGACCCTTTATGTGAAAGAAATAACTGCCTGGATATCAATTTCTTCAGGGCATAATTCTGTTGAAACTGAAGCAATTTGTAGGATAAATGACTTTCAGGTTATTGATGCTTGGCTCTTCCCAACTATTAAGGATCGATTGGTTGTGAATAGTGGTCATTCACCAATGATAGCAATCAGGCCCCATAGGAATTGGGATATTGCTCCACATGGCTCTGAAAATCTCATGGAGATGGATATTATGGTTGGATTTGAGGGAAAAATCTTTGGTGCATTTTGTTTGCATTTACTGAGGCCCTCACAAGACACATCTGATACTATTATGGTTCCTATTGAAGTTGAAGTAGATAGTCATTCTGCTTGTGATACTGTTGGTATATTTATTTCAGCAACTCTTGAGGGTCTAGCCACATGTGATAGTGGTGAAATTGCTATCACTATCTCTCTTAGGAATGATGCCCCGTATGTTTTAGGTTTTGTTAAAGTCATGGAGGTTTCTGACACTGAGCTTTTCCGTATTAAGTTCAAAGAAGGTTTACTGCTTTTCCCTGGTACTGTGACTCAAGTTGGCATTATTTACTGTAGTCACCTGCACTTGGATTTGCATGACTTTGCACCTAAAGTCTCCAACTTGCGAGAGAACTGCAAACTGTTGATTCTTACTAATGACTCAACTAGTCCCCTGATTGAGATTCCATGTGAggacattttatatatttgttttgaacATCATAGGAAAATGCATTCATCTGATCAAGTAGAAGGCAAGTCCAAACATACCCAATTTGACAGTAGGAGAACAGGGTATATGGGCAGAAGCATGCAATTGCGGCCAAATCTCAAG gtTTTAGAGACGAGAGATGTAGATGAACTGGTTCTGGCAAACTGGAAGTCTCAGGGAGTCACGGGTAGCATGTCTGTGCTTGAAGACAGTGAGGTGTTATTTTTGATGATTCAGGTTGGAAGCTATGTCTCTAAGTGGATCACTGTAAAGAATCCCAGTCAACATCCAGTGGTGATGCAGCTTATCTTGAATTCAGGAGAAATAATTAATGAGTGTAGGGATTTAGATGATTTATTATTCCCTTCTTCATCTAGTAATTTGGTTCTAGATGAAGGTGCTACTCCAAAAAAGTATGGATTCTCTATTCCAGAGAATGCACTAACAGAGGCTTATGTGCACCCTCATGAACATGTAACTTTGGggccaataattttttatccatcTGATCGATGTGGGTGGAGTGGTTCGGCATTGATAAGAAACAATCTTTCAGGTGTTGAGTGGATACCTTTAAAGGGATATGGAGGGTTGCTTTCTCTAGTTTTGCTCGAGAGGTCTGAGCATGTTGACAATGTAGATTTTGATCTTAAAATGCCCAAGACACTCAACTTTTCTCTTCCATATACCTTACTTCACATGAAAGAGATAAGTTCTGCCTGTTCACAACATTTAGTGAAAGAGTTATATGCCAAAAACACTGGAGACTTGCCATTGGAGGTTAAAAGTATCAGAGTTTCTGGGAGAGAGTGCGGGTTGGATGGTTTTAAGATTCTTTCTTGTAAGGGTTTTGCTCTTGAGCCTGGGGAATCAACTAAACTTCTGATATCATATCAAACTGATTTTTCTGCAGCTGTGGTGCATCGAGATCTTGAACTCGTCTTGGCTACTGGTATTTTTCTGTTACCCATGAAAGCAAGTTTCCCTTATTATATGCTAAGTAGCTGCAAGAGATCCATGTATTGGATGCGATTGAAGAAATCCCTTGGATTTATTCTTGTTGCATCCTTAATATTTCTGatattttgtttcatatttCCTCAAACCACTGCATTGGGCTTCTTGGATTTCTCTTGCAAGAGTGATGATAACTTGGTCCACACCACCATAAAAAGTGCAGAGAAAACCCCTATGCTACATCATGACCAGAGAAAGAGTAAGCTCTCTATGGCTAGTGAGATGAATCATCTAATGGAGGCCTCTAGTGGCAAATATTCCTATGGTCAAGGCAATCCATCTGAACTGGAAATATCTCAACAGTTGACACACAAATCTGAAAATCATGAACAGACTAGTCATGCATTGGATATTCAAAGTGAAAGAAAATTGTCATCCTCCGCAGTTCAGAACTCTGACCCAATGAAAGCATCTCAGTTGGGTTATCTCACGGTCAAAACTGGTAAAGAGAAGGgtagaagaagaaagaggaagAGTCTCGGTGCCAAATCAGCGGCATTGTCTGAAGTTTCAAGTAGTCAAAGTGGTAATTCTACACCCTCGTCTCCTTTATCCCCTACTCCCTCTGCTACACCTAAATGTAACTGGCCAATGTCTCCGGACGAGGAGCAACCCCCTGAGGCTCCTAGTTCAATGACACAGGTGGCTACCCAACATTCTGCCAATGATCAAGCTTCTGCCGCTGTTGCTGTGTCAAATATATTGAAGCCTGCTTCTACACAAAGGTGCACTAATAGTAAGTCTTCTCAAGTACCACATTCAGCTTCAAGAAGTGCTACTAGTTTACCTGTTCAGAAACCTTGTGCTACTTCTCCCATTCCTGCAAGCACTTTTCCATCTCCCTTGGGGTCAAAATCTACTGTTAACTTGCATGCTCGAGCTCCTGGATCCCAACTTCACAACCAAACAGCTGTTCAAGCACGAGAGACAGGACTTGCAAATGAGTATACATATGATATTTGGGGTGACCATTTTTCTGGACTCCACTTGTTAGTTCCAAAAAATGTTACTTCCATGAAGTCTAGTCCCGTGGAAAATAATTTCGACAGCTTTTTTGTAAGAGGTCCACAAACCCTTGTGACAAATTCTCAAGAAGGCTAA
- the LOC114421527 gene encoding uncharacterized protein LOC114421527 isoform X2: MKPPLNDDKDKMETRGSKAMVAAEKTVKNGRRSNRERKIALTQDVDKLKRKLRHEENVHRALERALTRPLGSLPRLPPYLPPHTLELVAEVAVLEEEVVRLEEKVVNFRQGLYQEAVYISSKRNAENLRDSMDQNSIRSSKHQRSKSLSQSELNSTTMARPQISLARSASSRRLFSDIFTDHSGKLVNGKLLHINQDSLSSIPEEGRRKENPLFYSSLKDKQSPEKKTAKVIAPVKKSPIKKESADKCVDHLKLQMEGRLVDQETAESSSSSLHDKVSEVDSTPNRISEDIVKCLCRIFVRVGTFKEKLGESKTPLSSTSVCSKEKDQLCDPYGICSESKMRDIGTYNSLCEIKASNVDLNRTRYVVFLIRRLKFLLGKLASVSMKDLTHQEKLAFWINTYNSCMLNAYLELGIPESPEMIVALMQKATIEVGGQLLNAITIEHFILRLPYHLMFTCPKAAKHGEMKLRSIFGLEWSEPLVTFALSCGSWSSPAVRIYTASQVDNELEAAKRDYLQATVGITKTNKLIIPKLLDWYLLDFAKDLETLLDWVCLQLPIELRKEAIECLERRERQPLSQLVQMMPYDFSFRLLLHQ; encoded by the exons ATGAAGCCACCTTTAAATGATGACAAA GACAAGATGGAAACTCGAGGGAGCAAGGCAATGGTGGCTGCAGAGAAAACCGTGAAAAATGGGCGTCGATCCAATAGAGAAAGGAAAATAGCCTTGACACAAGAT GTTGATAAGTTGAAGAGGAAGCTCAGACATGAAGAGAATGTTCACAGAGCGTTAGAAAGAGCATTGACAAGACCTTTGGGATCCCTTCCTCGTCTTCCTCCTTATCTTCCTCCTCAT ACATTAGAGCTTGTGGCTGAAGTGGCAGTATTGGAGGAGGAGGTGGTTAGACTAGAAGAGAAGGTTGTGAATTTCAGACAAGGTCTATATCAGGAAGCTGTCTACATTTCCTCTAAGAGGAATGCAGAAAATTTGAGGGACTCAATGGACCAGAACTCCATCAGGAGCTCCAAACATCAAAGATCAAAGTCTCTGTCCCAAAGTGAGCTCAATTCAACTACCATGGCTAGGCCTCAAATTTCTCTTGCTAGAAGTGCTTCCAGTAGAAGGCTGTTCTCTGACATTTTCACTGATCACTCTGGCAAGCTAGTGAACGGGAAACTATTGCACATAAATCAAGATTCACTATCATCAATCCCAGAAGAGGGACGGCGAAAAGAGAATCCACTGTTTTATAGCTCTCTGAAGGATAAGCAATCTCCAGAGAAGAAAACGGCCAAAGTCATTGCTCCAGTGAAGAAGTCTCCAATCAAAAAAGAATCAGCTGATAAGTGTGTAGATCACTTGAAGTTACAG ATGGAGGGGAGATTAGTAGATCAAGAAACAGCTGAGAGTTCTTCAAGTTCATTACATGATAAGGTGTCAGAAGTTGATAGCACACCCAACAGAATTTCGGAGGATATTGTCAAGTGCTTGTGTAGAATATTTGTGAGAGTAGGCACATTCAAGGAAAAATTAGGGGAATCAAAAACACCTCTCAGTTCTACATCTGTATGCAGCAAGGAAAAGGATCAGTTGTGTGATCCATATGGTATCTGTTCAGAATCTAAAATGAGGGATATTGGTACATACAATAGTTTGTGTGAGATCAAAGCCTCCAATGTTGACCTCAATCGAACAAGATATGTAGTTTTTCTGATCCGTAGGTTAAA GTTTCTACTTGGGAAACTTGCCTCCGTGAGCATGAAGGATCTTACTCATCAGGAGAAACTTGCATTTTGGATAAACACTTACAATTCCTGCATGCTTAAT GCATATTTAGAGCTTGGCATACCCGAGAGTCCTGAAATGATTGTAGCACTAATGCAGAAG GCAACAATAGAAGTGGGGGGGCAGCTGCTCAATGCAATTACAATAGAGCACTTCATCTTGAGACTTCCTTATCACCTGATGTTT ACCTGCCCAAAAGCTGCAAAACACGGCGAGATGAAATTGCGAAGCATATTTGGCTTGGAATGGTCAGAGCCCTTGGTTACATTTGCACTTTCCTGTGGAAGCTGGTCTTCACCTGCG GTTAGGATATACACAGCATCACAAGTTGACAATGAGTTGGAAGCAGCAAAGAGGGATTATTTACAGGCAACAGTTGgcattacaaaaacaaacaagttaATAATTCCAAAGTTACTAGATTGGTATTTACTTGACTTTGCAAAGGACTTGGAAACTTTGTTGGATTGGGTTTGCCTCCAACTACCCATTGAACTGAGAAAGGAAGCAATTGAATGCCTTGAAAGAAGGGAAAGACAGCCCCTTTCACAGCTGGTACAAATGATGCCCTATGACTTCAGTTTTAGGTTGCTTTTACACCAATAA
- the LOC114421527 gene encoding uncharacterized protein LOC114421527 isoform X1: MKPPLNDDKQDKMETRGSKAMVAAEKTVKNGRRSNRERKIALTQDVDKLKRKLRHEENVHRALERALTRPLGSLPRLPPYLPPHTLELVAEVAVLEEEVVRLEEKVVNFRQGLYQEAVYISSKRNAENLRDSMDQNSIRSSKHQRSKSLSQSELNSTTMARPQISLARSASSRRLFSDIFTDHSGKLVNGKLLHINQDSLSSIPEEGRRKENPLFYSSLKDKQSPEKKTAKVIAPVKKSPIKKESADKCVDHLKLQMEGRLVDQETAESSSSSLHDKVSEVDSTPNRISEDIVKCLCRIFVRVGTFKEKLGESKTPLSSTSVCSKEKDQLCDPYGICSESKMRDIGTYNSLCEIKASNVDLNRTRYVVFLIRRLKFLLGKLASVSMKDLTHQEKLAFWINTYNSCMLNAYLELGIPESPEMIVALMQKATIEVGGQLLNAITIEHFILRLPYHLMFTCPKAAKHGEMKLRSIFGLEWSEPLVTFALSCGSWSSPAVRIYTASQVDNELEAAKRDYLQATVGITKTNKLIIPKLLDWYLLDFAKDLETLLDWVCLQLPIELRKEAIECLERRERQPLSQLVQMMPYDFSFRLLLHQ, encoded by the exons ATGAAGCCACCTTTAAATGATGACAAA CAGGACAAGATGGAAACTCGAGGGAGCAAGGCAATGGTGGCTGCAGAGAAAACCGTGAAAAATGGGCGTCGATCCAATAGAGAAAGGAAAATAGCCTTGACACAAGAT GTTGATAAGTTGAAGAGGAAGCTCAGACATGAAGAGAATGTTCACAGAGCGTTAGAAAGAGCATTGACAAGACCTTTGGGATCCCTTCCTCGTCTTCCTCCTTATCTTCCTCCTCAT ACATTAGAGCTTGTGGCTGAAGTGGCAGTATTGGAGGAGGAGGTGGTTAGACTAGAAGAGAAGGTTGTGAATTTCAGACAAGGTCTATATCAGGAAGCTGTCTACATTTCCTCTAAGAGGAATGCAGAAAATTTGAGGGACTCAATGGACCAGAACTCCATCAGGAGCTCCAAACATCAAAGATCAAAGTCTCTGTCCCAAAGTGAGCTCAATTCAACTACCATGGCTAGGCCTCAAATTTCTCTTGCTAGAAGTGCTTCCAGTAGAAGGCTGTTCTCTGACATTTTCACTGATCACTCTGGCAAGCTAGTGAACGGGAAACTATTGCACATAAATCAAGATTCACTATCATCAATCCCAGAAGAGGGACGGCGAAAAGAGAATCCACTGTTTTATAGCTCTCTGAAGGATAAGCAATCTCCAGAGAAGAAAACGGCCAAAGTCATTGCTCCAGTGAAGAAGTCTCCAATCAAAAAAGAATCAGCTGATAAGTGTGTAGATCACTTGAAGTTACAG ATGGAGGGGAGATTAGTAGATCAAGAAACAGCTGAGAGTTCTTCAAGTTCATTACATGATAAGGTGTCAGAAGTTGATAGCACACCCAACAGAATTTCGGAGGATATTGTCAAGTGCTTGTGTAGAATATTTGTGAGAGTAGGCACATTCAAGGAAAAATTAGGGGAATCAAAAACACCTCTCAGTTCTACATCTGTATGCAGCAAGGAAAAGGATCAGTTGTGTGATCCATATGGTATCTGTTCAGAATCTAAAATGAGGGATATTGGTACATACAATAGTTTGTGTGAGATCAAAGCCTCCAATGTTGACCTCAATCGAACAAGATATGTAGTTTTTCTGATCCGTAGGTTAAA GTTTCTACTTGGGAAACTTGCCTCCGTGAGCATGAAGGATCTTACTCATCAGGAGAAACTTGCATTTTGGATAAACACTTACAATTCCTGCATGCTTAAT GCATATTTAGAGCTTGGCATACCCGAGAGTCCTGAAATGATTGTAGCACTAATGCAGAAG GCAACAATAGAAGTGGGGGGGCAGCTGCTCAATGCAATTACAATAGAGCACTTCATCTTGAGACTTCCTTATCACCTGATGTTT ACCTGCCCAAAAGCTGCAAAACACGGCGAGATGAAATTGCGAAGCATATTTGGCTTGGAATGGTCAGAGCCCTTGGTTACATTTGCACTTTCCTGTGGAAGCTGGTCTTCACCTGCG GTTAGGATATACACAGCATCACAAGTTGACAATGAGTTGGAAGCAGCAAAGAGGGATTATTTACAGGCAACAGTTGgcattacaaaaacaaacaagttaATAATTCCAAAGTTACTAGATTGGTATTTACTTGACTTTGCAAAGGACTTGGAAACTTTGTTGGATTGGGTTTGCCTCCAACTACCCATTGAACTGAGAAAGGAAGCAATTGAATGCCTTGAAAGAAGGGAAAGACAGCCCCTTTCACAGCTGGTACAAATGATGCCCTATGACTTCAGTTTTAGGTTGCTTTTACACCAATAA
- the LOC114421527 gene encoding uncharacterized protein LOC114421527 isoform X4, whose amino-acid sequence MKPPLNDDKQDKMETRGSKAMVAAEKTVKNGRRSNRERKIALTQDVDKLKRKLRHEENVHRALERALTRPLGSLPRLPPYLPPHTLELVAEVAVLEEEVVRLEEKVVNFRQGLYQEAVYISSKRNAENLRDSMDQNSIRSSKHQRSKSLSQSELNSTTMARPQISLARSASSRRLFSDIFTDHSGKLVNGKLLHINQDSLSSIPEEGRRKENPLFYSSLKDKQSPEKKTAKVIAPVKKSPIKKESADKCVDHLKLQMEGRLVDQETAESSSSSLHDKVSEVDSTPNRISEDIVKCLCRIFVRVGTFKEKLGESKTPLSSTSVCSKEKDQLCDPYGICSESKMRDIGTYNSLCEIKASNVDLNRTRYVVFLIRRLKFLLGKLASVSMKDLTHQEKLAFWINTYNSCMLNAYLELGIPESPEMIVALMQKATIEVGGQLLNAITIEHFILRLPYHLMFTCPKAAKHGEMKLRSIFGLEWSEPLVTFALSCGSWSSPADIHSITS is encoded by the exons ATGAAGCCACCTTTAAATGATGACAAA CAGGACAAGATGGAAACTCGAGGGAGCAAGGCAATGGTGGCTGCAGAGAAAACCGTGAAAAATGGGCGTCGATCCAATAGAGAAAGGAAAATAGCCTTGACACAAGAT GTTGATAAGTTGAAGAGGAAGCTCAGACATGAAGAGAATGTTCACAGAGCGTTAGAAAGAGCATTGACAAGACCTTTGGGATCCCTTCCTCGTCTTCCTCCTTATCTTCCTCCTCAT ACATTAGAGCTTGTGGCTGAAGTGGCAGTATTGGAGGAGGAGGTGGTTAGACTAGAAGAGAAGGTTGTGAATTTCAGACAAGGTCTATATCAGGAAGCTGTCTACATTTCCTCTAAGAGGAATGCAGAAAATTTGAGGGACTCAATGGACCAGAACTCCATCAGGAGCTCCAAACATCAAAGATCAAAGTCTCTGTCCCAAAGTGAGCTCAATTCAACTACCATGGCTAGGCCTCAAATTTCTCTTGCTAGAAGTGCTTCCAGTAGAAGGCTGTTCTCTGACATTTTCACTGATCACTCTGGCAAGCTAGTGAACGGGAAACTATTGCACATAAATCAAGATTCACTATCATCAATCCCAGAAGAGGGACGGCGAAAAGAGAATCCACTGTTTTATAGCTCTCTGAAGGATAAGCAATCTCCAGAGAAGAAAACGGCCAAAGTCATTGCTCCAGTGAAGAAGTCTCCAATCAAAAAAGAATCAGCTGATAAGTGTGTAGATCACTTGAAGTTACAG ATGGAGGGGAGATTAGTAGATCAAGAAACAGCTGAGAGTTCTTCAAGTTCATTACATGATAAGGTGTCAGAAGTTGATAGCACACCCAACAGAATTTCGGAGGATATTGTCAAGTGCTTGTGTAGAATATTTGTGAGAGTAGGCACATTCAAGGAAAAATTAGGGGAATCAAAAACACCTCTCAGTTCTACATCTGTATGCAGCAAGGAAAAGGATCAGTTGTGTGATCCATATGGTATCTGTTCAGAATCTAAAATGAGGGATATTGGTACATACAATAGTTTGTGTGAGATCAAAGCCTCCAATGTTGACCTCAATCGAACAAGATATGTAGTTTTTCTGATCCGTAGGTTAAA GTTTCTACTTGGGAAACTTGCCTCCGTGAGCATGAAGGATCTTACTCATCAGGAGAAACTTGCATTTTGGATAAACACTTACAATTCCTGCATGCTTAAT GCATATTTAGAGCTTGGCATACCCGAGAGTCCTGAAATGATTGTAGCACTAATGCAGAAG GCAACAATAGAAGTGGGGGGGCAGCTGCTCAATGCAATTACAATAGAGCACTTCATCTTGAGACTTCCTTATCACCTGATGTTT ACCTGCCCAAAAGCTGCAAAACACGGCGAGATGAAATTGCGAAGCATATTTGGCTTGGAATGGTCAGAGCCCTTGGTTACATTTGCACTTTCCTGTGGAAGCTGGTCTTCACCTGCG GATATACACAGCATCACAAGTTGA
- the LOC114421527 gene encoding uncharacterized protein LOC114421527 isoform X3 encodes METRGSKAMVAAEKTVKNGRRSNRERKIALTQDVDKLKRKLRHEENVHRALERALTRPLGSLPRLPPYLPPHTLELVAEVAVLEEEVVRLEEKVVNFRQGLYQEAVYISSKRNAENLRDSMDQNSIRSSKHQRSKSLSQSELNSTTMARPQISLARSASSRRLFSDIFTDHSGKLVNGKLLHINQDSLSSIPEEGRRKENPLFYSSLKDKQSPEKKTAKVIAPVKKSPIKKESADKCVDHLKLQMEGRLVDQETAESSSSSLHDKVSEVDSTPNRISEDIVKCLCRIFVRVGTFKEKLGESKTPLSSTSVCSKEKDQLCDPYGICSESKMRDIGTYNSLCEIKASNVDLNRTRYVVFLIRRLKFLLGKLASVSMKDLTHQEKLAFWINTYNSCMLNAYLELGIPESPEMIVALMQKATIEVGGQLLNAITIEHFILRLPYHLMFTCPKAAKHGEMKLRSIFGLEWSEPLVTFALSCGSWSSPAVRIYTASQVDNELEAAKRDYLQATVGITKTNKLIIPKLLDWYLLDFAKDLETLLDWVCLQLPIELRKEAIECLERRERQPLSQLVQMMPYDFSFRLLLHQ; translated from the exons ATGGAAACTCGAGGGAGCAAGGCAATGGTGGCTGCAGAGAAAACCGTGAAAAATGGGCGTCGATCCAATAGAGAAAGGAAAATAGCCTTGACACAAGAT GTTGATAAGTTGAAGAGGAAGCTCAGACATGAAGAGAATGTTCACAGAGCGTTAGAAAGAGCATTGACAAGACCTTTGGGATCCCTTCCTCGTCTTCCTCCTTATCTTCCTCCTCAT ACATTAGAGCTTGTGGCTGAAGTGGCAGTATTGGAGGAGGAGGTGGTTAGACTAGAAGAGAAGGTTGTGAATTTCAGACAAGGTCTATATCAGGAAGCTGTCTACATTTCCTCTAAGAGGAATGCAGAAAATTTGAGGGACTCAATGGACCAGAACTCCATCAGGAGCTCCAAACATCAAAGATCAAAGTCTCTGTCCCAAAGTGAGCTCAATTCAACTACCATGGCTAGGCCTCAAATTTCTCTTGCTAGAAGTGCTTCCAGTAGAAGGCTGTTCTCTGACATTTTCACTGATCACTCTGGCAAGCTAGTGAACGGGAAACTATTGCACATAAATCAAGATTCACTATCATCAATCCCAGAAGAGGGACGGCGAAAAGAGAATCCACTGTTTTATAGCTCTCTGAAGGATAAGCAATCTCCAGAGAAGAAAACGGCCAAAGTCATTGCTCCAGTGAAGAAGTCTCCAATCAAAAAAGAATCAGCTGATAAGTGTGTAGATCACTTGAAGTTACAG ATGGAGGGGAGATTAGTAGATCAAGAAACAGCTGAGAGTTCTTCAAGTTCATTACATGATAAGGTGTCAGAAGTTGATAGCACACCCAACAGAATTTCGGAGGATATTGTCAAGTGCTTGTGTAGAATATTTGTGAGAGTAGGCACATTCAAGGAAAAATTAGGGGAATCAAAAACACCTCTCAGTTCTACATCTGTATGCAGCAAGGAAAAGGATCAGTTGTGTGATCCATATGGTATCTGTTCAGAATCTAAAATGAGGGATATTGGTACATACAATAGTTTGTGTGAGATCAAAGCCTCCAATGTTGACCTCAATCGAACAAGATATGTAGTTTTTCTGATCCGTAGGTTAAA GTTTCTACTTGGGAAACTTGCCTCCGTGAGCATGAAGGATCTTACTCATCAGGAGAAACTTGCATTTTGGATAAACACTTACAATTCCTGCATGCTTAAT GCATATTTAGAGCTTGGCATACCCGAGAGTCCTGAAATGATTGTAGCACTAATGCAGAAG GCAACAATAGAAGTGGGGGGGCAGCTGCTCAATGCAATTACAATAGAGCACTTCATCTTGAGACTTCCTTATCACCTGATGTTT ACCTGCCCAAAAGCTGCAAAACACGGCGAGATGAAATTGCGAAGCATATTTGGCTTGGAATGGTCAGAGCCCTTGGTTACATTTGCACTTTCCTGTGGAAGCTGGTCTTCACCTGCG GTTAGGATATACACAGCATCACAAGTTGACAATGAGTTGGAAGCAGCAAAGAGGGATTATTTACAGGCAACAGTTGgcattacaaaaacaaacaagttaATAATTCCAAAGTTACTAGATTGGTATTTACTTGACTTTGCAAAGGACTTGGAAACTTTGTTGGATTGGGTTTGCCTCCAACTACCCATTGAACTGAGAAAGGAAGCAATTGAATGCCTTGAAAGAAGGGAAAGACAGCCCCTTTCACAGCTGGTACAAATGATGCCCTATGACTTCAGTTTTAGGTTGCTTTTACACCAATAA